ATTGGTTGAGCTTATTACCTCTCCACTATCATACCTCCGTATTGAAAGTTTCTGGAGTCGATCAAAATCCACTTGGTTCAAGTACGTCTCCCATGGCAAAATTCAAACCCTGTGGAACAGTAACCGACTCCCTGAAGCTGCCAGTAGCACTTATAGTTCCACCAACCATTATCAGGAGCAATGCTAAATGGACTCCAATGGGTGCAAACCTACCCGCTAGTCCTTTGAATGCATACAAAGAGGGACCCTTCAAGAATACCTAAAAAAGATTCTACGATTATGGTTTTGAAATAAGGAGATCACTAAAAAATAACAATTGATACATAGAACCAAGAATCCACTATGGTAGTAGAAGCTACAGTTGATAATAGTCTTGGAactcaaatatttcgaattgtacATCGTAATGCCAAACAGACACCGCCACATGTTAGTTCAGGGCAATTATTGCATCCAAACACTATATTCCCAAAAAAAAACCGTAAGCTATGTATTCTGGTTCAACCAAGTGTAGAAAATGCATAGAAAAGTCTTTCAATTTCACCTTGAAGCAAAACTCTTTAAGATACTCAAGCTCCCAAATATcgatgaataaaaatatcagcAAAAGCTAAACACAAGGACATGCCATTATAAGCCttcaaaaaaaaaggaaatggcATTATACTTCATAACCAGCACAGAATGATCCCCAAATCTTGAATCGAAGCTCTAGGTAAAGTGTCTGAATAGTCCTGCTTACGAATTGCCTCAGGTGAATGTACGAAAGACCACCTGCAAACCACGCATAGCATTACCAAATACGTCCAGATGGCAAAAACCAACAGTCATCAAAATCAGACATTTTTGCTACCTTCACTATGGGGATCTGTGTTGTATATGTACAAGTCATAAGCGATGCTCCTAAAAGAATTAAGGTTCCAAGGAATACCGGAGATGAAAACATATGGTGAAAACCGAGGGTGAAAATCCACCTCCATGTAAAGAATCCCAAGACAGAGAGTACTTTTGAAAATAGAAATCCGGCGCCTCACCTTGCTCGATTACAGTTCCTGCAAGAAACGAAAACAAGCAATTCCAATTTGTACATCTGAGGCTGGAGTAGTGGACAGAATGAATACTCTGATAGATCGTAAAGAGATAAAATGAAATGCCAAATGGGATTTGTCACTCTACAGCAACAAAAGTCATATGATCAAATTTGCATCATATCGAGAATCCCCATTTTTTAAAAACGTGAAAAAGCATGTGACAAATTTTTCTTCCATTATCAGAAAAATTAGAGATGGTGTAAATCACTCAAAGTCTCAAACTGTCCCAAACCTAACACGAATATGCTGATCCTGCTGGTCTAATCACTAATGCGGATAATATAGAACAGCCTGTATTAACACATGATACACAACATTTATTACAGTAAAAACAAACTAATACAAAGATCACAAGATTAATATATCTTAAAAACAGGTAGAATGCCTAAAGAATAAGGCCTTTATGgcaaaatgaacaaaatgatGATAAAAATCTTATCCTGTGGCTTCTCAATTCTCCATTTACATACATTAATCACTTCCCAATGTTTTTCACACACTACTGAAATTATGTAAAACCCAAAAGTGTAACATCATCTGTGCACCATTAATACAAAATTGATACACAAAAATTTGACTTTTTCCCATACAACAATGACGACAAGAATATGCATCTTACCTACTGGCATTAAGGCACCAAGAGCAAACATTTCAGCAATAGCCAAAGGCAAATTCGAGAGCGCTGCCAATGCCTTTCTTGAGAACCCTTTCAGCAACCAAGAACTATCTTTCTTACTCTGTGGCACCTTCAGCGGAGCACCACCACTTCCACCTCCTCCCTTTTCGGAAACCACTGGAGCTCCGCCCGGCTCAGGTGCCACAATGTTCTTTTTAATGGGCACCGGCAGCTTCTTTTTTGCACCCCTGACACCACTCTCATTCTCCGAGGTTTCAAGCATACAAGAAcactatttttaaaaagtataaGATATGtatcatattaaattttaagaataaagtacaattttttttctttttaatttctatTTTGTTTATTACGAGACAAAATCATGACAAGTTTTTAAAACATACAAATTTTAGTCGTTTAAATATAATAACGACCAAAAATCTAAATTAACCTAACTGAATTTgcgaattaaataaattaaatttgatgggTTATTTTGGTTTAATCTAAATATTGCTTAAGCCGAGGATCACGGGACAAACTAAGAGCATATTACTTGAACATTTCCAATTTGAAATGTGCTTAACAAGATAAAATACGAGCACGTCACATTGAAATGTGCTAAATTGGTATAATGCACAAGTGGAACACAACTGAACTATAATATACAGTTTCATATCAAGAATTCTAAGTCTAACCCCATAAAGGGATAAACTTCAAGCAACGATCAGGTGCAAGAGCACGAGAATACCAAGAACGACGAAAATCAGCTTCCAAGCTATTGGTTTCCATTCGATTGGACCCAAATGATAATGATGAAAACCATGAACATACCCTCCATGAAAGGAACTCGAGAACAAATTCGGTGTACCAGAAGTTGTTCCATAAACAGTAGCATCATGAAAATCATGTAGCTGAAGGTTAAAAATGGCTGGCAATGCACCAAAAATATTAGATAAGACCTGATGACCGAACCTTGCAACCCCCATTGGCATCAATCCGGATATGGGATCCAGGTCATTTTGGCGGACAAAATTTATACCTACACGTCGGGCAGTTTGTGGCCTCTGCCCCATTGGTCGGTTGGGAATAGAAACTCCTGGTATGAGACGGGTTCTTGGGTCGAAACTTGATTTACCCCTCCCATATATTGGAACTAATTTATCTTCTTCAACAAGAGCTTTGCAAACCGGGCACTCGTGAGAATGTGAGTGGATTTGAAGCCATTGGTAGAGGCAAGACCAACAGTAAAGGTGACCACAGAGTGTCACAATCGGATCCTGTGCTAACTCGAAACAGATGTTGCACTCGAAGTTCCCAGTGTCAGACAATATATCGGATAAGCTAGAGGCATCTGTTGATTGAGCAATCCCGCAGTCCATATTTACAATCTGGATGCAGACCTGAAAACATCTCTTAATTCATTCAACAAGAAGAACCATGCCTATATATAATCAAGGTGGGGCAGGATTCAAATGGAGGTAAGCACATCAATCACCGTTCGCCCAACTCAAACAAAAATGCTGAAATTTCAtgtttacttttttaaaaataagtatGTTTCCTACCTAATATTTTACTCGCTACCCCCTCGTCAGAATTCCCTAATGCCCCTTACAAGCGTGAAAATCGCATTAGTAGGAAATTCAAATTATCGAACATGGGAATATTAGAAATTCCCCTGCAGCAAATTCAACAACCAAATCCATAATCCTTTTTTCTTGGAAAGCTATCAGTCTCATTACTTCATCCTTCAAGAAAATCGATAATCCTTATGGCTAAAAAACTATAGCTAGATCTTTAATGTATGGaattcatgcataatttcttcCACGTTAAAGGATTATCCAACTCAATATTGAATCAAGAAATGAATTCACTAAGGGAAGCAGAACTCCTCGAAATCAGATAACTTTTACACAATTTACATATCATTATCTAATC
This genomic interval from Primulina huaijiensis isolate GDHJ02 chromosome 14, ASM1229523v2, whole genome shotgun sequence contains the following:
- the LOC140957315 gene encoding uncharacterized protein, which translates into the protein MDCGIAQSTDASSLSDILSDTGNFECNICFELAQDPIVTLCGHLYCWSCLYQWLQIHSHSHECPVCKALVEEDKLVPIYGRGKSSFDPRTRLIPGVSIPNRPMGQRPQTARRVGINFVRQNDLDPISGLMPMGVARFGHQVLSNIFGALPAIFNLQLHDFHDATVYGTTSGTPNLFSSSFHGGYVHGFHHYHLGPIEWKPIAWKLIFVVLGILVLLHLIVA